The stretch of DNA GTGCGTAAGACCGGTGCCGGGCGGTGCGGTGTTGGGGACAGCGCACTAGTCAGCAGAGACGTTATTCCATCCACCTGACCAAATCTTAATCTCACTACACTTTTAAGTCCCAACAATTTTTATATAATTAATCTTTTGCCGTATAAGGGGAACGGTCTAAATATTAAGTATTGTCTAAATATTACAAAATATAAGGAGGAATAATTTAAATGAGTGGGACTGGAACGTCAACCAAGGTAAAAACCCCGACTAAACAGGGGCCTCCAAATTTGAAACTTGTCTGTGCCTTATTGTCAGTGATTGCTGGTATAGCTATAGCGCTAATACCTCCTCCAGATGGACTATCGGTGCAAGCCATGCATGCGTTGGGTATTATGTTAGGGGCAATCTTATTTTGGGTTTTTAATATTTTACCAGAACACGTAACAGGAATATTAATGTGTACTTTGTGGGTTATTGTTGGCGCCGTTCCCTTTCAGAAAGCTTTTGCAGCATATAGCACAGATACTCCATGGTTACTAATTCCTGCCTTTGCTATAGGTATCGCTGCTCAAAAAGCCGGGTTGCTAAAACGGGTGGCACTTAACGTAATGAAAGTCTTTCCGCCTACTTTTAAAGGCCAGACCCTAGCATTATTAAGTGCAGGTACAATTATTTCTCCGGCTATTCCCTCCGTAACTGCAAAAGCCGTTTTTGCATCACAGCTCACCAAAGCAATTGGTGATAGGATGGAATATGAGGAAAAAAGCGCCGGGGCTGCTGGTTTATATGCCGCTATGTATCAAGGTTTTGTGACTATGTTCCCTTTATTTCTTACGGCAGGTATATTTTCTATTATAATGAGAAGTTGTCTTCCCACTGAAATTCAGGCGCAATTTACTTGGGTAAATTGGTTATGGTCTGCTCTCCCCTGGGGGATAGCTGTCTTTATTGGCAGCTATTTAGCTATACAGTTTCTTTATAAACCTGAGCAAAAACAAGAGCTATCAAAAGAATATTTTATAACTCAACTTAAGGAACTTGGTCCTATGAATAGGGACGAAAAGATTATTGCAGTAATAGTAGCATGTTGCTTGTTGCTATGGATGACTGAAAAAATACATCATCTTACAGCTGCACAGGTTGCTTTACTGGCATTAGTTGCATTGTTTGTGTTCAAGATATTAAGTACTTCGGATTTTCGTACAAAGATTCCCTGGGAAATGATTGTGTTTATTGGCGGAGTAATGGCTTTGGGCAGTGTGATTACCTTCCTTGAAATTGATACTTGGATGGGAACAGTTCTAGGGCCTGTAATTACTCCACTTATTGGCAATATGTTTATTTTTGCTCCATTATTAGCAATTGCCATATACCTAATACGATTTGTTTTGGTCGCACAGTCATCTACTGTTATGATTTTTACCGTTATGTTAACACCATTTGCTTTGCAGGTTGGAGTTAATCCATGGATTGTGGGCCTAATCATTCTAACTAGCGCAAATGTATGGACGGTGAAATACCAGAACACAACTCACATTGCTGCTATGTCGGCAACAGGTAACGAGTTTATAAAACAATCCCAGGCCGCCAAGATGTCTATAGCGTATATGCTAATTAACATTATAGCTATAGTTGTGAGTTTACCATGGTGGAAGATGCTTGGTTTGATTCCTTAAATTAGTTTAGGAAAGGGCTTAATTATATCCCGGGTCTTTTCAAAAGGGGATAACCATAGCCATCCCGGAAGAAGGTTTTTTTAATGTTAATCAAACTTACGGAAAAGCTCTATTTTATAGCTGGAGAACGGAAAGGTATGTTTCCCTTTTGTCACGGGTTGCTAGTTAATGCCGATATCAAAGTCTTGATAGACAGCAGTTTTGGCCGGAGCAGGTTGGAGCCTATTCAAGCTTTTGGTAATGTAGATGTGATTATTAATACCCACTACCATCCGGATCATACTTACGGCAACCGGTTGTTTCCTAATGCAAAAATTTGGGCCCACCATTTGGATGCTCCGGCTTTGTTTTCGAGGGAAGTTTTTTTAACCTATACAGGATTAAATAGGATTGAAAACCGGATTTCGCTGGAAGATCAATTCCCCGGTCGTTTTGCGAAAAGGCACGTAGCTCGGGTGTTGTCCGATGGGGAATTATTGGATTTCGGTGGTATTTCTCTCCAGGTTGTCCACCTCCCCGGACACACACCGGGTCATATAGGTTTTTACCAATCAGATGAGGGAATCTTATTTAGCAGTGATATTGACCTATCCCCGTTCGGGCCATGGTACGGAAATGCGCGTTCTGACTTGGAGGATTTTATTGTTTCCATTCGTAAAGTAGCCAATTTTAATCCGAGAGTTTTGGTTACGAGCCATACCGGTATTATTGTTGACCGGATTCCCGAGAGAGTTAAAGTATACGAAGAGATAATTGAGAAACGTGACGAGCGTATATTAAATGCTCTGTCAGCTGAGAAAAGCATGACAGAACTTGTGAATATGAAACTAATTAGTAAGCGGTTTTCAGAACCTGAGGAGATTGCTCGCTTTTTTGAACAGGTTATGCTGGAAAAACATTTGGAGCGTCTGATAAGTCAGGGGAAGGTTGTTTCTAAAGCAAATGGTTATTATAAAGTCTGCTTTTAGGAAGAGATCGGAGGGATCAGCAAAATTGTTTAGCAGCAGCTACGATGATAAACAAAATGGAATATAACCGGAAAAAGGATACAAAAAAGATCATGTGGCAGCTAGCACCTGCCACATGATCCCTAAAAATTAATACCCAAAAACAAATGAATATAACACTGGTTCAGGCCAAATACAAGCCTTTCGAAAAAATTTCAACTATAATCTCTTAGTCCTTCCGCGACATTCGAATGATGGTATCCACTAGGTTCTGTAAGCCATATTTGTCTACCAATGATTGCAACCCTGTCTCCATATCGCTCATATTTGCTTCTTCTTCCTCGACTTCCTCTTCTCTTTCTTCGTAAGTCAGTGCTTCGGCTAAGCACCACTGAACACACAAGGGCTCTTTTTGGGGCGGATCGTCTTCACACATATCGCATTTAAGGGGGAGGCCGGAATCGGGTTCTTTGAAAATGTTTCTCGATGGGCAAGATGCTCTGCAGAAAGCACACTCATCGTATTCCTTTCCATCAATGACATATTTGTCCCTGCCCATACATTCTGCAGTAGCAATCTCGCCCGCATATACAGGAACATATATATCTTTTAGTGGGTCACGAATTACCCGGATTCGGGACCTCGCTATATTATTACTGCTATATTTTGGCGTAGCATGAAATGCGGAGCAAATTATCTCACATGCTCGACAACCATTGCATTTATCTGGATCAATTTTTATTGTCTTAATGATTTTCTTTTTTTTATCACCACAACTCATGTTTACACCTCCTTCTTTTCTCCTGCAGAGATCTCTGCGGAAGGTGTATTACCATTATCTGAATAGATTCCTCTCATTTCGAAATCTTCAAAAACGTAATCCATACCCAACTCATGTAAAAACTCTTTTGTAGGAATACCCTGATTATCCCACCCCTTGAATTTGTAATACTCATCCAAAAGCTTGGCTTCAAGCTCGGGAAATCTATGCTTCCAATGGTTTTCCGGTGGCTTCTCATCAGCTTTCCTCATGCCTCTTCTTATATTGATGGCCCTAACTAGATTTCGGGTTCTCTTGGTTACCTTTACCAGCTCGGCTTCATCAATATCTAACCCAGTTGCAGCTGAAATGATATGCGGGAAATTGTGTATATGGTAGGGAGGTTTCATAGCAAAGGATGAGACAAGGGTACAAATGCCTGTGCAGTCATCGATATAGTGCATCATCTCCATCCAGTCAACAATTTCGCAACATGCTTGAATGGGTGGGTTATATGGAAAGGAGCGCGGTTCCCAGTTCAAAAAATACTCCTTGATCCTTTCATTAGGAACCTGGATCCAATCCTTTATAAAGTCTTCCCGTTCTTCCCTTGTTTCCGGAGGGTTCTGCGGGAACTGTCCTTCAATCTGGGTGATATTAATCTTCTCACCGGTGCAATACATAAGATAATAAAAGGGATTCATCATGCCCAGCTTAAGAGGTGCCTGCTCATGTTTTTTGATGCTATTATGATCGTACGCTTCTGCTCCTTCGCCGATTTGACGGGCTGCCGCATATGTGCCATTGGCCAAAATATCCCCTATTCCTTCTCTCCGAACGATTTTTTCAAGTAAATAGAAAAATCTGTCCTCATCATTAGAAGGAAATCCCGGCATGTCTTTGTCGGTCAAAATGCCATCCTCGTAAAGTTCAATGGCAAAAGCCATAAGTGTCGGTGCCGAGAACCCATCAATTCCATACTCATCACCAAGACAAGAGATTTTAAAACCAAAATTATAGTTGTCTGACCTTGCTGCTGCTATATACCTGACGTGCTGGGAACATTTCAGCATATGTCTTCTTTTAATCTCCGGGTGAGAAACTAGTCCACCGCATTTAACTGGACAGTTATAACAACTTACCAACCGTTCCAACCGTTCTTCATGAATCCTTTTCCACTCTTCTGCGATTTCTTTGGTCCAAAAGTCTTTTCTCCTATACCGGGCATTTCCCGCGGCAAACATGCTCATGTGCCATCCTTCATCAGGATCTGCAAACTCTTGAACTCCTAATGTGGCAAGTTGGGATGTGGGTACCCCTTTATCGAGAGGATTTTTTAGCCGGTGATCTATATATTTGAGCAATTCATTACAAAGCTCCATAAACTCAGCCGGTCTGGCGATATGAATGTCTTTTGTTCCACGAACAGCTATCGCCTTTAAATTTTTATCTCCCATAATGGCGCCTACTCCCAATCTGCTGCAGCTGCCCTTACCTGCCTGGATGGAAGCGTGATAAACCCTATTTTCACCGGCCAGGCCAATTGCAGCCACCTGGGCCTCTGGTTCCTTTATCTCCCTGCAAATAAGTTCTGCAGTTTCAATAGTTCCTTTTCCCTGAAGATGACGGGCATCACGTATCTCTACTTTGTCGTTGTTTATCCACAAATAAACCAGATGGGGGGACTTGCCGCGAATGATTATTTTGTCATAGCCGGCACGCTTCAATTCTGGTGCCCAAAATCCCCCCATCATTGAAAAGGCCATTAACCGCGTCTGAGGAGAAATGGTAGAAACAATGGTGCGATTAGCACAAAAAGCTGGTGTGCCACATAAAAGACCAGCGCTAAATATTAGTAAATTATCAGGAGAAAAGGGTTCAACTTCAGGGGGAACCCTATCCCATAATATCTTGGCGTTAGTGCCTAGCCCTCCAAGATAAAGTTCGGTTAATCTTAGGTCGGTTTCTACTCTCTCAATGTTTCCTCGGGATAGATCAATTTCTAAATGGTACCCTGTCTCTGCGTACCTCATTTTAAACCCCCTCTTGTATCTTTTATTCTAGTTTGAATTAGAACTCTGAATATACCACTTTTACTAAAAAGAATTACTATTCCTTTTTATTAACAGTACCGCCGGGAGCAAATATAGAAGGCCGGGCCATTTAGCCGGCAGCACTGATAACCACAACCTCATTCAAAATTTAACTTTCAATTTTTGATTGATTCTCTTACAATAAAAAATATTGAGATGTTGCAAGAGTAAACTATTTATTCAAAATTGTTTGTCTTTTTAATAAGCAATATCTGTGCCAGTTAGGATTTATTGTTTTTATCAAAAGCCATATCATGTTGTTAGCATATTTTATAGGCGAAATGCTTTTGACTATTAACTAGTTACCCATAAGTTGCATTGTTTACTTATAAATATCAATTACTAAAAAGTAAATATGCAGCGGTTTACTGCAAATTTACTAATAGTTTCTTAAAGAATTCCTTTCATTAAAACTTGATACGTTATTAATTATTTACTTAATTGACACTTAGGGAGGAGTGGTTGGTGCTGGAAATCTTGTCATAAGACTAATGGTGTCAGCACTAGCTTGGTAAGGCAGATGATGATATGTATGCGGTAGCCAACAAAGTATTTAATCATGTTTGTTTTTTTATTTGCATGGTTACTATGTCTATGGCATGTTTCATGCAATAAATAAACTTACAGCCTGTTTAATAAATTCCAGTAATTTAGAGAGCAAGGTATAAATTTAGAATTCGGCTTTTCGTGGTTAGGGATTTCCGCGAAATAATTAGCATTTTTGCAGTGGTCCTCTGCAATTGCGAAAATTAAGAGTAGAAGCTAGACCAGCAAACGGGAATTACCTGTCCCAAAGGATGTGGAAGGTGGTAGTCATTGTAAAAAGTAAAGATTATCACTGCTTTTTATCGGGGGAAACTTGTTATTATACTGGTACATATTTTGCAGTGCCTATATTCTAAATTTATAAAATATTTTACAAAAGGGCAAATGTTTATTTCTCTGCGGCATGATGATATCCAACTGTATTTTATTGCGTAAAGTACCGGACCATTTAATTTTGGATTTATAAGAAACTACAATTTAATTAGGAGGACGAGGTTATGGAGGTCTATAAGAACTGGTATGAAAACCGTCACCAGTACGCTAAAGAGTGGAAAAAGAAAACGGGCGGTAAGGTAGTGGGTTATCTATGTACCTATGTGCCAGAGGAAATCCTTTATGCCGCAGATATATTGCCTGTACGGATCTTGGGCAGCCACGAAGCTCAGGATGTAACCGAACCCCATATCTTCGATATGTACTGTCCTTTCTGCCGTGACTGCCTGGCCCAGGGACTCGAAGGGCGTTACGACTACCTGGACGGTATTGTGATTGCTCAGTCCTGCCTGCATATCCGTAATACGTTTGCGAGCTGGGATTTACATATACCTATAGATTTCAGCTATTACCTGCCTGTGCCCCAACACGTTCAAAGTGCCAGCTCCTATTCCTTTTTAAGGGAAGAATTGGCTCTTTTCAAAAAGGCCATTGAAGACTGGACCGGTAAACCCATTAGTAATGCCGACCTGGATAAGGGTATTGAAGTGATGAATACTAACCGTCGTTTAATGCGGGAGTTATATGAATTTAGAAAGCAACCGGAAACACCGATTACCGGTCTGGAGTCCCTGTATATGGTTGTGTCCGGTCAGATGACTGATAAGCGTGAACACAATCGGGCTTTAGAAAAAAAATTAAAAGAAATCCCAGGCCACAACCTTAACCGTGAAACGGGTGAACGGTTAATGATCATTGGAAGCGAGGGTGACGATACTGCATTTATCAGTATGGTTGAAGGTCTCTTGGGAGCTACCTTCGTGATCGAAGATCACTGCACCGGAAGCCGTTACTTCTGGAACCAAGTAGTACCTCAGGAAGACCGTCTGGCGGCCATTGCTGCCCGTTACGTCGACCGCACACCCTGTTCTTCAAAGGATTGGCCGGATAGAAAGAGGTTAACCAATGCTTTAGAGTTAGCCAGGGAATGGAATGTGAAAGGCGCAGTTCTGGCGCAGCAAAAGTTTTGTGATTCTCATGAGTTTGACATTCCGGCTTTCAAAAAAGCTTTTGAGGAAAATGGAATACCCACTCTATTACTGGAATTTGACTCTCTTAACCCGCTGAATCCTTTCCGGGTTCGGGCAGAGGCTTTTCTAAAAATGTTAGGACAATAGGATTTTTCTAGAAAAAAGGCATTAGATGGTTAAGTGATTGAATTAAGAAATTCTAATTAAGCATTATCAAGGGAGGAATTGGCATATGGCTACTTTGAAGCAAAAATATCCTACTGAGTCCCTGAAATGTTGGAATAAAGCAAAAGAGCTACGTGAGGAGTATTACCTCAACTACCGTGATGCAAAGAAAAATGGCGGCATTCGCTGGGCCGGTGGCGCATGGTCTTTTGACGCCGTTCCCCAGGGTTTGGGTGATGACGTATATAATATTACCAGTGAGCCTTACGCAGCGTCGATCGCTGCTAACAAGGAACTGGCCGTACAGTGCATGGAAGCCACGGAAAAGGCCGGTTACGCCCGGGATCTTTGTGCCTATATGAGAATTTACGTTGGTTCGATCCTGCTCGATAAATACCTGTGGGGTGGCGCTTACCCTAAACCCGACTTTATCTGGCAGGATCATATTTGCTGCGGTCATTCCAAATTGTATCAGGTGGTGCGCGACCTGGAACCTGATGTTCCAATGTTCAGCATTGACGTATCGGCAGGTCCTTACGATGTTATAAAGGATCACCAGATCAAGTATATAGTAGACCAACTGTCAGAAGGAATTGAGTGGCTGGAGAAGGTCACCGGGCGGAAGTTTGATGACGAGAAGTATATCAAAGCAGTTAAAAATGAATGTTTGACTACCTCATTGTGGGCGGAAATTTGCTCCTTGAACAGGGCAACGCCTGCCCCCCTCGATGAGAAGTCAATGTATACACTTTATGTTTTTGGCACCTTAGGAAAGTCAAATGAAAAATATGTAGAGTTCTATCGTGAGTTGCTAGATGAAGTGAAAGACCGGGTGGCCAGAGGGATAGCCGCTGTGGGCAATGAGCAGTGCCGCCTGATCTCTGATAGTCAGCCACCATGGGGTTTCCTGAAGGTTTTTCGCTATTTGGAAAGCTATGGGGCAGTATCAATTGGTTCGATCTATACCTTTGGCCTGGGAGGGATCTGGGAGGATAAGCCGGACGGCACTTGGGGAGCCCGTACTACCCCGATGGAGAATGGGATTGAGATTAAGACACGGGAGCAGGCGCTGTGGATCAATGCTGAGTGGAACCTCAGTAAGCCGCTATGGCAACATTTTTATCACCCCAAATATAAAACAGAGATAATGAAACGAATCTACGATGAATGGAATGCAAATGGGATCATTCTGCACTACAACCGCGGCTGTGAGGGGACTTCCCTGGGGGTCGCGGAGAACCGCCTCGGTCTTATGAAAGCAGGTTGTCCAGTTATGACTTATGAGGGAAACATGGGAGACGAGCGCGAGTTTGACGAGGTTGCGACCATGTCCCGTATTGATACATTTATGGAAAACCTCGGGGTTAAAAAGCTTTATTAGCCAAAATGCATATCCTCTTTAAATAGTTGTAAATAAGAATACCTAGTATTAAAATTAAATAAATTATTTTCCAATAGCGTGGAGGAAAAAATGGATTTTGAGTTTACTAAAGAACAAAAAATGACACAAGAAATGGTGAGGGAGTTTGCCCTAAAGGAGATTGCCCCTAAAGTCCAAAAAAATGACGAATTTGCCTCTTATAACAGGTCTTTTTTATCGAAGATGGGCCAAATGGGGATATTTGGTCTTTGTATCCCTAAGCGATATGGGGGTAGTGGTTTTGACTATAACTCTCTTGCGATAACCTGTGAAGAACTGGAGAAGGTTGACACGGGAGCAAGGTTGACCATTACCACTCATGTGGCCTCCTTTGCCTTGACCCTGCTTCAGTGGGGTACTACGGAACAAAAATGTAAATACCTGGTCCCCGCTACTAAAGGCCAATTATTCGGAGCTTTTGCTTTAAGTGAAAGCCAGGCTGGAACGGATCTTAGCAACCTCACGGTCACGGCTCGTAAAGAGGGTGATTACTACATCTTGAACGGGACTAAAATGTGGGTTGCCCTAATCGATATTGCCGATGTATTTTTAGTTTTTGCCCGTATGGATGACCCGGACAAAAAACAAAAAATAACCTGTTTTATTGTCGAGCGCAGTTTTGCCGGGGTACAAACAGAAAATATT from Desulfoscipio gibsoniae DSM 7213 encodes:
- a CDS encoding SLC13 family permease; this encodes MSGTGTSTKVKTPTKQGPPNLKLVCALLSVIAGIAIALIPPPDGLSVQAMHALGIMLGAILFWVFNILPEHVTGILMCTLWVIVGAVPFQKAFAAYSTDTPWLLIPAFAIGIAAQKAGLLKRVALNVMKVFPPTFKGQTLALLSAGTIISPAIPSVTAKAVFASQLTKAIGDRMEYEEKSAGAAGLYAAMYQGFVTMFPLFLTAGIFSIIMRSCLPTEIQAQFTWVNWLWSALPWGIAVFIGSYLAIQFLYKPEQKQELSKEYFITQLKELGPMNRDEKIIAVIVACCLLLWMTEKIHHLTAAQVALLALVALFVFKILSTSDFRTKIPWEMIVFIGGVMALGSVITFLEIDTWMGTVLGPVITPLIGNMFIFAPLLAIAIYLIRFVLVAQSSTVMIFTVMLTPFALQVGVNPWIVGLIILTSANVWTVKYQNTTHIAAMSATGNEFIKQSQAAKMSIAYMLINIIAIVVSLPWWKMLGLIP
- a CDS encoding MBL fold metallo-hydrolase; the protein is MLIKLTEKLYFIAGERKGMFPFCHGLLVNADIKVLIDSSFGRSRLEPIQAFGNVDVIINTHYHPDHTYGNRLFPNAKIWAHHLDAPALFSREVFLTYTGLNRIENRISLEDQFPGRFAKRHVARVLSDGELLDFGGISLQVVHLPGHTPGHIGFYQSDEGILFSSDIDLSPFGPWYGNARSDLEDFIVSIRKVANFNPRVLVTSHTGIIVDRIPERVKVYEEIIEKRDERILNALSAEKSMTELVNMKLISKRFSEPEEIARFFEQVMLEKHLERLISQGKVVSKANGYYKVCF
- a CDS encoding (4Fe-4S)-binding protein; translated protein: MSCGDKKKKIIKTIKIDPDKCNGCRACEIICSAFHATPKYSSNNIARSRIRVIRDPLKDIYVPVYAGEIATAECMGRDKYVIDGKEYDECAFCRASCPSRNIFKEPDSGLPLKCDMCEDDPPQKEPLCVQWCLAEALTYEEREEEVEEEEANMSDMETGLQSLVDKYGLQNLVDTIIRMSRKD
- a CDS encoding aldehyde ferredoxin oxidoreductase N-terminal domain-containing protein; its protein translation is MRYAETGYHLEIDLSRGNIERVETDLRLTELYLGGLGTNAKILWDRVPPEVEPFSPDNLLIFSAGLLCGTPAFCANRTIVSTISPQTRLMAFSMMGGFWAPELKRAGYDKIIIRGKSPHLVYLWINNDKVEIRDARHLQGKGTIETAELICREIKEPEAQVAAIGLAGENRVYHASIQAGKGSCSRLGVGAIMGDKNLKAIAVRGTKDIHIARPAEFMELCNELLKYIDHRLKNPLDKGVPTSQLATLGVQEFADPDEGWHMSMFAAGNARYRRKDFWTKEIAEEWKRIHEERLERLVSCYNCPVKCGGLVSHPEIKRRHMLKCSQHVRYIAAARSDNYNFGFKISCLGDEYGIDGFSAPTLMAFAIELYEDGILTDKDMPGFPSNDEDRFFYLLEKIVRREGIGDILANGTYAAARQIGEGAEAYDHNSIKKHEQAPLKLGMMNPFYYLMYCTGEKINITQIEGQFPQNPPETREEREDFIKDWIQVPNERIKEYFLNWEPRSFPYNPPIQACCEIVDWMEMMHYIDDCTGICTLVSSFAMKPPYHIHNFPHIISAATGLDIDEAELVKVTKRTRNLVRAINIRRGMRKADEKPPENHWKHRFPELEAKLLDEYYKFKGWDNQGIPTKEFLHELGMDYVFEDFEMRGIYSDNGNTPSAEISAGEKKEV
- the bzdN gene encoding benzoyl-CoA reductase, bzd-type, subunit N, producing the protein MEVYKNWYENRHQYAKEWKKKTGGKVVGYLCTYVPEEILYAADILPVRILGSHEAQDVTEPHIFDMYCPFCRDCLAQGLEGRYDYLDGIVIAQSCLHIRNTFASWDLHIPIDFSYYLPVPQHVQSASSYSFLREELALFKKAIEDWTGKPISNADLDKGIEVMNTNRRLMRELYEFRKQPETPITGLESLYMVVSGQMTDKREHNRALEKKLKEIPGHNLNRETGERLMIIGSEGDDTAFISMVEGLLGATFVIEDHCTGSRYFWNQVVPQEDRLAAIAARYVDRTPCSSKDWPDRKRLTNALELAREWNVKGAVLAQQKFCDSHEFDIPAFKKAFEENGIPTLLLEFDSLNPLNPFRVRAEAFLKMLGQ
- the bzdO gene encoding benzoyl-CoA reductase, bzd-type, subunit O, which encodes MATLKQKYPTESLKCWNKAKELREEYYLNYRDAKKNGGIRWAGGAWSFDAVPQGLGDDVYNITSEPYAASIAANKELAVQCMEATEKAGYARDLCAYMRIYVGSILLDKYLWGGAYPKPDFIWQDHICCGHSKLYQVVRDLEPDVPMFSIDVSAGPYDVIKDHQIKYIVDQLSEGIEWLEKVTGRKFDDEKYIKAVKNECLTTSLWAEICSLNRATPAPLDEKSMYTLYVFGTLGKSNEKYVEFYRELLDEVKDRVARGIAAVGNEQCRLISDSQPPWGFLKVFRYLESYGAVSIGSIYTFGLGGIWEDKPDGTWGARTTPMENGIEIKTREQALWINAEWNLSKPLWQHFYHPKYKTEIMKRIYDEWNANGIILHYNRGCEGTSLGVAENRLGLMKAGCPVMTYEGNMGDEREFDEVATMSRIDTFMENLGVKKLY